The Perognathus longimembris pacificus isolate PPM17 chromosome 3, ASM2315922v1, whole genome shotgun sequence nucleotide sequence CTAGGACAGCTTTCACTTTGAAACATAATTTTCTGTATCACTTCtatcaaaattcattttttttccctgcacAGAATGATTATTCACACAGGATGCGATCCTGTAGCAATCTCAAAGTACACTGCTAATAATGACAATAGTAATGGCTAAAGTTTACTGACTTTCACTATCTGCTGGGCACCAGGCAAACAGTTATTAGGGGAATATCTCACATGCTCACAGCAACCCTAAGCACTAAGCACTAAGCATTATTTTAACACCAACTTTGGAGAGAGCTGACTTGACAGAGGGTAAGAGAATGTTCAAAACAACACAACCAGCAAATGATGGGATGGGAATTTGCTACCAGAATTCCAAGTCCAGAGAACTGGGGCATCTTCAACACAGTTTGGCTACAGAAACTCAAAAGTCTTCTGAGACACCTCATGGTTAATCAAGTTTTTTCCTTTGGGGCTACTAAACGCAGACACTAATAACAAGATATCAAGTAAAGGGATGGTACGGACTGTACACACTGGATTATGGTAAGATCAGTATTTTAAGAACATGGCACTTAAGTTGAGAGGGTACTACAGAGTACCTCTACAGAGCTCTATTCTTAGTACTAGAGAATACAAAGTACTCAGTATTCTAAGTACTACAGAGGAGAGTGAGAACAGGTGACTGAGAATATAGTACTGACAACCGCAAGGGATTACCTTCTCCAGGGCATCAATTTCATCCATGTTCAAAGTCTCTTTGCCAGCTCTACTATGGGTGAATCACAGCCATCACTTATTACCTGTCCTTCCACCCCTATCCCAGATGTTTGATATGACTGCTTGGCGGTTAGGTCTCAGGGTGATACTCATTCACTTAACCTAAGGACGTAGCACAATTAGGCTTTGTGTACACTCCTACGAATTTCTCGGGCAGGAGACACCCCTCCCAGCCTCTGGCCCAGTGAAGCACCCTTCACCCCTCTGAGAGCACAAGAGCAGCTCCTGGAAATGGCGtttggggagggcaaggggggagGCGGGCAGTCATTGAAGGGTTTtctccctccacctgctccccagcATGGCGCAGGTACCTCCACTTTGACGTTGCTAGCGCTGCCGGCCGAGGTGGCCGCCCCACTACAGTTCAGGGCCTGGTcgctctttttcttcttgtactTGTCCTTGTACATCTTGTTGCGGTGTTTCTTGCACATCCACGGCTTGCGCTGCTTGGCCACCTGGCTGGTGGTCTCGCTGCAGCcctggtaagtgcaggtcttgctggcgccgccgccccgcctccgggcgccgccgccgccctcgccCCCCGAGTGGGCATCTTCGTCCTCCAGGTCTTCCAGGCTGGCGGTGCTCTCGCCTCCTCCGGGGGGGTCGGAAGTGTCCAGCAAGTCCGCATCGTcctccgccgcctcctcctccgcctctccTGCCACCTCGCACAGGTAGCCGAGGGGCTTGCAcggcccgccgccccgcgcgggAGCCGGGGCCGGGACCTGCCTCAGGCAGCCCTCGGCCTCCTCGGGACCCGCACAGGGCCGCATCACCAGCAGTGTGAACTGCGAGGCCGGCGCCGCCACGGGGGCTGCGGCCAGGCTGGCGGCCGCCGCAGGGACCGGGGCCCCGGGACGCGGCACGCCACCAGCGGAGCCCGGCCCCGGACTCTCGGAGACACCGTGCACCTCCGTGCTGCTGGCACGTGGCGGGGTCCGCGACCCCGGGCTTTCTGCACTTGAAGGATCCGACTCCGAGCCAAGTAAAGAACGCGTCGCCGGCTCCTTGAAGGCGCCTGGACTGCGTCGGCGCGGTCGCAGACGACGCGTCACGCGTCTGTACGCTCGTGGCGGTGGGGCGGGGCTTAGCGGAGCCTAGGCACTGACTGCGCACGTGTGGTTCTCCTCCGCCACCCTGTCCACTCCACTGCCGGGTGACTGCGGCATGCGGAACTGGCCTCCCTACCTAAAATAGTTCACAGGAATTTCATGAGATTGCCCTGAGGGATGTTAAAATTTTTTGGCGTCAGGATCCTAGTTAAAATGGCACTTTACCCCAAACTTCCTTCTATAATGATATTTTAATTCTAAACTTAttgagatggggggagggagaaatacCATACTGTCACAACTTGGAGCAAATAGTTGACAGTTAATGGAAGCAAACGTGGACTACTGGAAAATAATGGAGTGGAGGATGGAGTTAGACCTGGGCTTCTTCCAACTTGTGTATTTGTGCATGGACAATTTTCttccaaaatgaatgaatgaactaaaATTTTGGAGACaagttctttctatgtatcccaaGCTGGCCTGGCATTTGCAATTCTCCTTTCTCGATGCATGGCCAACGCTTAGCTTGGTTCTTTACATCacaaatacattttcattaaatacaaggaaaatgtttgaaaaggaaCGGCAAATGAGAAACATTAAAATGACAATGGTAAGTAACTATCATTTCTACCAGTTCCTGATGATAGGTTGGCCCTTTGTCTTGGCTAATTCCATCATGGGAAAGATCTTGCCATATCCCAAAGAAAACCAATAAGTAGATATTTTCATTAAGTGTACTCATTCTCTTTATCTAGTCAGTTTTCCTGTTTTACCTATTGGAAGGGAAGGCAGTGTATGGCTCTGTAATAAATTAATAACCCCATTCACACAAGGATGTTTAGATGATGTAGGAGTAATCGTTTAGAGAAAGTGTAAGGGAAATGTTTGGAATTAGACAACTTGGTGATACTTTTGGTGCATTTTTGCATGTATGCTCATCAACTATATTGGTTTATGTTCATAAAAATACCTCGTGGATGATAGCATTGCACAGCCAGCATTGCAAAAGAAGTTTCTTTTTGTGTTCTTGCCTTGTATGCTTTTATGTTAGGGAAATTCTAGCCTCATGAAATGAATTGGAAAGAATTTCTGTGCTTCAACTTTATTTTGGAATAATCAAGAAGAATTGGTATTCgttcttatttaaatatttggTAGAGCTCAGAAGCGAGGCcatctggttctggttctgggctttttctttgttttgtggggGTAATGCTGGGATTagcttcagggcctggtgcttgctccactggcactctgtcactgagccacatctccaacatATATAGTGCGAATCCTGtgtcttgaacccaaggcctgggaactgtccctgaatttaagctaacactctatcacttgatctatagctccacttctggctttttaatggttagttggagataagagtcttacagtctttcttgcccaggcagcTTCAAACACTGAtattcatatctcagccccctgagtagctaggattacaaatgtaaacCCTTGGTGCCTGATGTACTTTGACTTTTGtgattctgaaaaataaattagcAAATAGAGATTTGTAATTACTACTAAAAACAAGTCCAAGTAGCTGCTAACCTAATATTGAGACACATGGATACCTACCTATAAGACTTACTTACAGGAGGCAGGGCTGGCTCAGCCCCCACCTCAGTAGGATGTTTTCCCAGAGACCAACTAGAGCATAAATACCATGGCTCCCTAGTTCATACAGGCCAGGATCAGAAGAAAAGGTCTCACATGTTTCATAAGGATAGCATTCAAGATGCTGAACTTTGCCTTCCCTCTTGCAGAGAGTCAGCTTAGTTTATGAAGTACTCTCATGTCAGCGGTGTGTTTATTCATAGCAACTCTACATCCTTTGTATGGCAGGCAGTTTTTAGTCATCTTTCTTTTACAGGGAAATACATTCAACTTCAAATTAGTTGATTGCCAACTGCTACAACAGCAGTAGGCGGCAAGAGAAAGACTTGTAACCAAGTCTCTCTTGAGTCTTCAATTCCATAATCAATTGACTGCTTAGTTGCCTCTCATTAACACAATCATGAGtgggaagtaaagaaggaagccACTCCTCCATCCCACAAGAAGGCAGTGAGAGAAGTTAGAGCAGCAAGGATTATGGGAGGAACAGGTGACCTCAGACTAATTAGTTATGGGATATGTAATTAGTTTTAATAA carries:
- the LOC125347601 gene encoding regulatory factor X-associated protein; the protein is MPQSPGSGVDRVAEENHTRVTRRLRPRRRSPGAFKEPATRSLLGSESDPSSAESPGSRTPPRASSTEVHGVSESPGPGSAGGVPRPGAPVPAAAASLAAAPVAAPASQFTLLVMRPCAGPEEAEGCLRQVPAPAPARGGGPCKPLGYLCEVAGEAEEEAAEDDADLLDTSDPPGGGESTASLEDLEDEDAHSGGEGGGGARRRGGGASKTCTYQGCSETTSQVAKQRKPWMCKKHRNKMYKDKYKKKKSDQALNCSGAATSAGSASNVKVEETADNILSIVKQRTGSFGDRPARPTLLEQVLNQKRLSLLRSPEVVQFLQKQQQLLNQQVLEQRQQQFPGASV